One Entelurus aequoreus isolate RoL-2023_Sb linkage group LG09, RoL_Eaeq_v1.1, whole genome shotgun sequence genomic window carries:
- the phyhiplb gene encoding phytanoyl-CoA hydroxylase-interacting protein-like isoform X2, which produces MEVPGLARNSISSPLSPCEGMIKDLSLDSIQLCEREGSKSQDGAISDMEDLPVPQSIKISNITCDSFKICWDMDQRGKERITHYFIDLNKKENKNSNKFKHKDVPTKLVAKAVPLPMTVRGHWFLSPRTEYTVAVQTASKQTDGDYAVSEWSEIIEFCTADYSTVHLNQLLEKAQVISGRMLPFCVFYRNQNKEYFDHAGEAQDKRMVPSVKDNSGSHGSPISGKLEGLFFSCNTEFNTGKPPQDSPYGRHRFEVQAGALFNPDANLYFGDFYCMYTAYHYVILVLAPKDSPGDHFCKQRLPALDIARNRFLTCTPAQDGGLAFHHAQDVILEVIYTEPVQLTAGTLAEISGHQRQSMSTANAKKDPSCKTCNISVGR; this is translated from the exons GAAGTAAATCTCAGGATGGCGCCATCTCGGACATGGAGGATCTGCCGGTCCCGCAGAGCATCAAGATCAGCAACATCACGTGCGACTCCTTCAAGATCTGCTGGGACATGGATCAGCGCGGCAAGGAGCGCATCACGCACTACTTCATCGACCTCAACAAGAAGGAGAACAAGAACTCCAACAAGTTCAAACACAAG GACGTGCCCACCAAGCTGGTGGCCAAGGCCGTGCCCCTCCCCATGACGGTGAGGGGCCACTGGTTCCTCAGCCCGCGCACCGAGTACACGGTGGCCGTGCAGACGGCGTCCAAGCAGACGGACGGGGACTACGCCGTGTCCGAGTGGAGCGAAATCATCGAGTTCTGCACCGCCG ATTATTCCACAGTGCATCTCAACCAGCTGCTGGAGAAGGCCCAGGTCATCTCAGGTCGCATGCTGCCTTTCTGCGTCTTCTACAGGAACCAGAACAAGGAATACTTCGACCACGCCGG GGAGGCGCAGGACAAGCGGATGGTTCCGTCGGTGAAGGACAACAGTGGTAGTCACGGCTCTCCCATCAGCGGCAAGCTGGAGGGTCTTTTCTTCAGCTGCAACACGGAGTTCAACACAGGCAAGCCCCCCCAGGACTCTCCTTACGGACGCCATCGCTTTGAGGTCCAAGCCGGCGCCCTCTTCAACCCCGACGCCAACCTCTACTTCGGGGACTTCTACTGCATGTACACGGCGTACCATTACGTCATCCTGGTGCTGGCGCCCAAAGACTCCCCGGGCGACCACTTCTGCAAGCAGAGGCTCCCCGCCCTCGACATCGCCCGCAACCGCTTCCTCACCTGCACGCCGGCACAGGACGGCGGCCTGGCGTTCCATCACGCCCAGGACGTGATCCTGGAGGTGATCTACACCGAGCCTGTGCAGCTGACCGCCGGCACGCTGGCCGAGATCAGCGGCCATCAGCGTCAGAGCATGTCCACCGCCAACGCCAAGAAGGACCCCAGCTGCAAGACCTGCAACATCAGTGTGGGACGCTAG